In Mastomys coucha isolate ucsf_1 unplaced genomic scaffold, UCSF_Mcou_1 pScaffold20, whole genome shotgun sequence, one DNA window encodes the following:
- the Slc6a13 gene encoding sodium- and chloride-dependent GABA transporter 2 isoform X2, with protein MIVSLLNVYYIVVLAWALFYLFSSFTTDLPWGSCSHEWNTENCVEFQKTNDSLNVTSENATSPVIEFWERRVLKISDGIQHLGALRWELVLCLLLAWIICYFCIWKGVKSTGKVVYFTATFPYLMLVVLLIRGVTLPGAAQGIQFYLYPNITRLWDPQVWMDAGTQIFFSFAICLGCLTALGSYNKYHNNCYRDCIALCILNSGTSFVAGFAIFSILGFMSQEQGVPISEVAESGPGLAFIAYPRAVVMLPFSPLWACCFFFMVVLLGLDSQFVCVESLVTALVDMYPRVFRKKNRREILILIVSVISFFIGLIMLTEGGMYVFQLFDYYAASGMCLLFVAIFESLCVAWVYGAGRFYDNIEDMIGYKPWPLIKYCWLFFTPAVCLATFLFSLIKYTPLTYNKKYTYPWWGDALGWLLALSSMICIPAWSIYKLRTLKGPLRERLRQLVCPAEDLPQKNQPETTSPATPMTSLLRLTELESNC; from the exons ATGATCGTCAGCCTCCTCAATGTCTACTACATCGTTGTCCTGGCCTGGGCCCTCTTCTACCTCTTCAGCAGCTTCACCACTGACCTCCCCTGGGGAAGTTGCAGCCACGAGTGGAATACAG AAAACTGTGTGGAGTTCCAGAAGACAAACGACTCCCTGAATGTGACTTCTGAGAATGCTACCTCCCCTGTCATCGAGTTCTGGGA GAGGCGAGTCCTGAAGATCTCAGATGGTATCCAGCACCTGGGGGCCCTGCGCTGGGAACTGGTCCTGTGCCTCCTGCTAGCCTGGATCATTTGCTACTTCTGCATCTGGAAGGGGGTCAAGTCCACGGGCAAG GTGGTCTACTTCACAGCCACTTTCCCTTACCTCATGCTGGTGGTCCTGTTGATTCGAGGAGTGACACTGCCGGGAGCAGCCCAAGGAATTCAGTTTTACCTGTACCCCAACATCACTCGTCTGTGGGATCCCCAG GTATGGATGGATGCAGGCACCCAGATCTTCTTCTCCTTTGCCATCTGTCTGGGGTGCCTCACGGCCCTGGGAAGCTACAACAAGTACCACAACAATTGCTACAg GGACTGCATCGCCCTTTGCATCCTCAACAGCGGCACCAGCTTCGTGGCCGGGTTTGCCATCTTCTCCATCCTGGGCTTCATGTCTCAGGAGCAGGGCGTGCCCATATCTGAGGTTGCTGAATCAG GCCCTGGCCTGGCATTCATCGCCTATCCTCGCGCTGTGGTGATGTTACCCTTCTCACCGTTGTGGGCCTGCTGTTTCTTCTTCATGGTCGTTCTCCTGGGACTAGATAGCCAG TTTGTGTGTGTAGAAAGCCTGGTGACAGCGCTGGTGGACATGTATCCCCGGGTGTTCCGTAAGAAGAACCGGAGGGAGATCCTCATCCTTATTGTGTCCGTCATCTCTTTCTTCATCGGACTCATCATGCTCACAGAG GGCGGCATGTACGTGTTTCAACTCTTCGACTACTATGCAGCCAGTGGCATGTGCCTTCTCTTCGTGGCCATCTTTGAGTCCCTCTGTGTGGCCTGGGTTTACG GAGCCGGCCGCTTCTATGACAACATTGAGGATATGATTGGGTACAAGCCATGGCCTCTTATCAAATATTGTTGGCTCTTTTTCACGCCAGCTGTGTGCCTG GCGACCTTCTTGTTCTCCCTGATTAAATATACGCCACTGACCTACAACAAGAAGTACACATACCCATGGTGGGGGGACGCCCTGGGGTGGCTCCTAGCTCTGTCCTCCATGATCTGCATTCCTGCCTGGAGCATCTACAAGCTTAGGACTCTCAAGGGTCCACTCAGAGAG AGACTTCGCCAGCTCGTGTGCCCAGCTGAGGACCTTCCCCAGAAGAACCAACCAGAGACGACTTCTCCTGCAACACCGATGACGTCCCTTCTCAGGCTCACAGAACTGGAGTCTAACTGCTAG